Proteins from a genomic interval of Kitasatospora herbaricolor:
- the msrB gene encoding peptide-methionine (R)-S-oxide reductase MsrB, which translates to MSYKIEKTDAEWREQLSPAEYHVLREAGTERPFVGEYTDTKTVGVYGCRACGAELFSSETKFDSHCGWPSYYAPLAEDRVQYIEDTTLGMRRVEVRCAACGGHLGHVFEGEGYGTPTDQRYCINSISLTLKPADS; encoded by the coding sequence GTGAGCTACAAGATCGAGAAGACCGACGCCGAGTGGCGCGAGCAGCTCAGCCCCGCGGAGTACCACGTGCTCCGCGAGGCCGGGACGGAGCGCCCCTTCGTCGGCGAGTACACCGACACCAAGACCGTCGGCGTCTACGGCTGCCGCGCCTGCGGCGCCGAACTCTTCAGCTCGGAGACCAAGTTCGACAGCCACTGCGGATGGCCGTCGTACTACGCCCCGCTCGCCGAGGACCGGGTCCAGTACATCGAGGACACCACCCTCGGCATGCGGCGTGTCGAGGTCCGCTGCGCCGCCTGCGGCGGCCACCTCGGCCACGTCTTCGAGGGCGAGGGCTACGGGACGCCGACCGACCAGCGCTACTGCATCAACAGCATCTCGCTGACGCTGAAGCCCGCCGACAGCTGA
- the murC gene encoding UDP-N-acetylmuramate--L-alanine ligase: MHAPHFIGIGGAGMSGLAKILAVRGAQVSGSDSKESETVLALRALGARVHVGHAAENVPAGVSSIVVSSAIREDNPELAVARERGVPVVHRSDALAALMGGRRALAVAGTHGKTTTTSMLAVSLAELGLDPSYAIGGDLDAPGSNAHHGTGEIFVAEADESDRSFHKYAPEVAIVLNVELDHHANYASIEEIYESFETFAGRITPGGTLVISADHAGARELTSRLAGRDGLHIVTVGAAEDATVRVLSVAARGMTSEVTVLLDGAELTFTVSVPGRHYAHNAVAALAAGVALGVPATDLAKALGAYTGVRRRLQLKGEAAGVQVIDSYAHHPTEMTADLEAVREGLEGQGRVLVVFQPHLFSRTQQLAEEMGQALALADASVVLDIYPAREDPIPGVTSELIIDAARRADARVTAEHAFDAAPAVLAGLARPGDLVLTMGAGDVTNLGPEILKHLANVATNA, translated from the coding sequence CAGCGACTCCAAGGAGTCCGAGACCGTCCTCGCCCTGCGCGCCCTCGGCGCCCGGGTGCACGTCGGCCACGCCGCCGAGAACGTCCCCGCCGGCGTCAGCAGCATCGTCGTCTCCAGCGCCATCCGCGAGGACAACCCGGAGCTGGCCGTCGCCCGCGAACGGGGCGTCCCGGTGGTGCACCGCTCCGACGCCCTCGCCGCGCTGATGGGCGGCCGCCGCGCGCTCGCCGTCGCCGGCACCCACGGCAAGACCACCACCACCAGCATGCTCGCCGTCAGCCTCGCCGAGCTGGGCCTGGACCCCTCGTACGCCATCGGCGGCGACCTCGACGCCCCCGGCAGCAACGCCCACCACGGCACCGGCGAGATCTTCGTCGCCGAGGCCGACGAGAGCGACCGCAGCTTCCACAAGTACGCCCCCGAGGTCGCCATCGTCCTCAACGTGGAGCTCGACCACCACGCGAACTACGCCTCGATCGAAGAGATCTACGAGTCCTTCGAGACCTTCGCCGGGCGGATCACCCCCGGCGGCACCTTGGTGATCTCCGCCGACCACGCCGGCGCCCGCGAACTCACCTCCCGGCTGGCCGGCCGCGACGGCCTGCACATCGTCACCGTCGGCGCCGCCGAGGACGCCACCGTCCGGGTGCTCTCGGTCGCCGCCCGGGGCATGACCAGCGAGGTCACCGTCCTGCTCGACGGCGCCGAGCTCACCTTCACGGTGTCCGTGCCCGGCCGCCACTACGCCCACAACGCCGTCGCCGCGCTGGCCGCCGGCGTGGCCCTCGGCGTCCCCGCCACCGACCTCGCCAAGGCACTCGGCGCCTACACCGGTGTCCGCCGCCGCCTCCAGCTCAAGGGCGAGGCCGCCGGCGTCCAGGTGATCGACTCCTACGCCCACCACCCGACCGAGATGACGGCCGACCTCGAAGCCGTCCGGGAGGGCCTGGAGGGTCAGGGTCGCGTCCTGGTGGTCTTCCAGCCGCACCTGTTCAGCCGCACCCAGCAGCTCGCCGAGGAGATGGGCCAGGCCCTCGCGCTCGCCGACGCCTCCGTCGTCCTCGACATCTACCCCGCCCGCGAGGACCCGATCCCCGGTGTCACCAGCGAGCTGATCATCGACGCCGCCCGCCGCGCCGACGCCCGGGTCACCGCCGAGCACGCCTTCGACGCCGCCCCCGCCGTGCTCGCCGGCCTCGCCCGGCCCGGCGACCTGGTGCTCACCATGGGCGCCGGCGACGTCACCAACCTGGGTCCGGAAATCTTGAAGCACCTCGCGAACGTTGCAACCAACGCCTGA